A region from the Flavobacteriales bacterium genome encodes:
- a CDS encoding tetratricopeptide repeat protein: protein MEDNRLMRAVLLYNQHRYADAERELRDLLASDPQQSAALQLLGEVFLQQDRVSDARSAAQQVLGMYPHSADAHGLLARIEIVDDNPAKAEQHAMEAVQLDPGDSGNHGTLAFILLRRNEHQRALEAADRGLAIDPEDLRCLNMRTEALARLGRKEEADHTIGKTLELDPENPYTHSNTGWAVLRRGDHRKAMEHFREALRRDPMNDHAKAGMVEALKARYWIYRMWLRYVFWVSNLKGNVQMFLIIGLYVANQLLRGLSDRFPALAPLIYPLLIAYAVFAISTWVLVPISNLFLRLNKYGRYALDRDETISSTWTGVALLTSVLGLIAWLVTGMSGFLALAGFGFLMMIPLGSMLNAHKRKRGILKVAAVFLGVLGAMAVALAFRTDMVISPASTVFLVGLLIYQFGSNFLRSRD from the coding sequence ATGGAGGACAACCGACTGATGCGCGCGGTCCTGCTCTACAACCAGCACCGCTACGCCGATGCCGAGCGCGAGCTGCGCGACCTGCTGGCCAGTGATCCACAGCAATCCGCGGCGTTGCAACTGCTTGGTGAGGTCTTCCTGCAGCAGGACCGCGTAAGCGACGCGCGCAGCGCCGCACAACAGGTGCTGGGCATGTACCCGCACAGCGCCGATGCGCACGGCCTGCTGGCCCGCATCGAGATCGTGGACGACAACCCCGCGAAGGCGGAGCAGCACGCGATGGAAGCCGTGCAGTTGGACCCCGGCGACAGTGGCAACCACGGCACGCTCGCGTTCATCCTACTCCGCCGCAATGAACACCAGCGTGCGTTGGAAGCCGCCGACCGCGGGCTGGCCATCGACCCGGAGGACCTTCGCTGCCTCAACATGCGCACCGAGGCCCTCGCACGCCTCGGGCGGAAAGAAGAAGCCGACCACACCATCGGCAAGACGCTTGAGCTCGACCCGGAGAACCCCTACACGCACAGCAACACCGGGTGGGCCGTTCTGCGCCGTGGCGATCACCGCAAGGCGATGGAGCACTTCCGCGAGGCACTGCGCCGCGATCCCATGAACGATCACGCCAAGGCGGGCATGGTGGAAGCGTTGAAGGCGCGCTACTGGATCTACCGCATGTGGTTGCGCTACGTGTTCTGGGTGAGCAACCTGAAGGGCAACGTGCAGATGTTCCTGATCATCGGGCTCTATGTCGCCAACCAATTGTTGCGCGGCCTGTCCGACCGGTTCCCGGCATTGGCCCCGCTCATCTACCCGCTGCTTATTGCCTATGCGGTTTTCGCCATCAGCACATGGGTGCTGGTGCCCATCAGTAACCTCTTCCTGCGGCTGAACAAGTACGGTCGTTATGCCTTGGACCGCGACGAAACGATCAGCAGCACATGGACGGGCGTTGCGTTGCTTACCAGCGTGTTGGGCCTTATCGCCTGGCTGGTCACGGGCATGTCCGGCTTCCTGGCGCTCGCAGGCTTCGGCTTCCTGATGATGATCCCGCTGGGCAGCATGCTGAACGCGCACAAACGAAAGCGCGGCATCCTGAAAGTGGCCGCCGTGTTCTTGGGGGTGCTCGGGGCAATGGCCGTGGCGCTGGCGTTCCGCACAGATATGGTGATCAGCCCGGCAAGCACCGTCTTCCTTGTCGGCCTACTGATCTACCAGTTCGGCAGCAACTTCCTGCGGAGCAGGGATTGA
- a CDS encoding AAA family ATPase produces the protein MDINDLLQNLREALEITPDNDKLRAHLAQTLLTAGKADEAAMEYKRVLQTSPRDNKSKLGLAKAFAALQQWSAAIVILEDLHNQGPPEHEVHLLYSRVLLQEGSFDKAMDIYEQLLRRWPDRPDADLDEEFRVTGNQGDATEEEGDDDGPPGELNARDLIVKSNVTFADVGGMQAVKDEIGLKIIQPLLHPDLYKAYGKKIGGGILLYGPPGCGKTHMARATAGEIKATFISMGISDVLDMWLGKSERNMKRIFDVARKNRPCVLFIDEIDALGANRGHMKHSGGSHVINQFLTEMDGIDADNEGLLIIGATNMPWHIDPAFRRPGRFDRTIFVPPPDTEGRASILEILLKGKPVKDVAVRDIAKKTEHFSGADLKAVIDLAIEEKLKSAMKTGVPEPLTTKDLLKAAGSHKATTREWFTTAKNYALYANESGLYDEILKYTK, from the coding sequence ATGGACATCAACGACCTGCTCCAGAACCTGCGCGAGGCGCTGGAGATCACCCCCGACAACGACAAGCTGCGCGCGCACCTGGCACAGACGCTCCTCACGGCAGGTAAAGCCGACGAGGCCGCCATGGAATACAAGCGCGTGCTGCAGACTTCACCACGGGACAACAAGAGCAAGCTTGGGTTGGCGAAGGCCTTCGCGGCGTTGCAGCAATGGAGCGCCGCCATTGTGATCCTCGAAGACCTCCATAACCAAGGTCCGCCGGAGCATGAGGTGCACCTGCTGTACAGCCGCGTGCTGTTGCAGGAAGGCAGTTTCGACAAGGCCATGGACATCTATGAACAGCTGCTCCGTCGTTGGCCCGACCGCCCCGATGCCGACCTCGACGAAGAGTTCCGGGTGACGGGAAACCAGGGCGATGCGACGGAAGAAGAAGGAGACGACGACGGACCTCCCGGCGAACTCAACGCCCGTGACCTCATCGTGAAGAGCAACGTCACGTTCGCCGATGTGGGCGGCATGCAAGCGGTGAAGGACGAGATCGGACTGAAGATCATCCAACCGCTGCTGCACCCCGATCTGTACAAGGCCTACGGCAAGAAGATCGGTGGTGGCATACTGCTCTACGGCCCGCCGGGCTGCGGCAAAACGCACATGGCACGTGCCACGGCCGGCGAGATCAAAGCCACGTTCATCAGCATGGGCATCAGCGATGTGCTGGACATGTGGCTGGGCAAGAGCGAGCGCAACATGAAGCGCATCTTCGATGTGGCCCGCAAGAACCGGCCATGCGTACTCTTCATCGACGAGATCGATGCGCTGGGCGCCAACCGCGGCCACATGAAGCACAGCGGTGGCAGCCATGTCATCAACCAGTTCCTCACCGAAATGGACGGCATTGATGCTGACAACGAGGGCCTGCTCATCATCGGCGCCACCAACATGCCGTGGCACATCGACCCGGCCTTCCGCCGCCCGGGCCGTTTCGACCGCACCATCTTCGTTCCACCGCCCGATACCGAAGGCCGCGCCAGCATCCTGGAGATCCTGTTGAAGGGCAAACCTGTGAAGGATGTGGCCGTGCGTGATATCGCCAAGAAGACCGAGCACTTCAGCGGTGCCGATCTGAAAGCCGTCATCGATCTGGCCATTGAAGAGAAGTTGAAGAGCGCCATGAAGACCGGCGTGCCCGAGCCGCTCACCACGAAGGATCTGCTGAAGGCCGCTGGATCGCACAAGGCCACCACGCGCGAGTGGTTCACCACGGCGAAGAACTACGCGCTCTACGCCAACGAAAGCGGGCTCTACGACGAGATCCTGAAGTACACGAAGTAG
- a CDS encoding CotH kinase family protein has product MNLRLVPAALCLALGATAQNLPDHWYTSTDGRILYTNGRDNPTGFYRPDSVRALYLTFPQTNYWTLLTNNYNSQTPIPATMVFDGVTYDSVGVRFKGQTSYSQLPPGSQKKSFDIKMDQWVDGQDVKGYESLNLNNSFQDNSFMREVLYERMIRRHIPSAKANYVKLYINGANWGLYPNIQGLDGTYIKEWYFNNDGIRWRADRPPGSSGGGPGWGDGTAALNWHGTDTADYQAYYTLQNSEIANPWDKLVRTCDELNNTPLANLEDSLNKVFNVDRALWFLACEIAFGDDDSYIYKGKMDYSLYWDAVEGRMNMQEYDGNSVLENMSLTWSAFHNQTNANYPLMNRLFAVPALRQRYLAHLRTVIGDGLDAVQVNQMVNDYEAMIDTIVMNDPKKLMTYAQWTSGVTSLLNSITTRRNSLNANTEVAQIAPTIGVVDHIADGVLNGSPQAGSVVDVTALITSTNGIFGATLYWSPGLTGLFSKVPMLDDGAHNDGAAGDGVFGAQVPGNNAGTWVRYYIEAAANNAARSVKYSPVGAEHDVYVYQVQVAPAPASGIVINEVMASNATTATDFLGEYDDWIELYNNDVNAVDLSGWFLSDTPFDLTKWEVPTGTTIGGNDYLIIWADEDGVQGNAHANFKLSASGESVVLTNADTLLVDQTDFGGQTTDMGWARVPNGTGPFTIQGPTFNANNNTVGIAGPEVVSLSVYPNPTTDLVNLVVRSGANEVLEVLDAVGRSVWRGRVNGGVRIATAQWSNGTYHVCIGESRTKLVVMH; this is encoded by the coding sequence ATGAACTTGCGACTTGTCCCGGCGGCCTTGTGCCTTGCGCTGGGGGCCACCGCCCAGAACCTGCCCGACCACTGGTATACCAGCACCGACGGCCGCATCCTCTACACCAACGGCCGCGACAACCCCACTGGTTTCTACCGGCCGGACAGCGTGCGGGCCCTCTACCTCACGTTCCCCCAAACGAACTACTGGACGCTGCTCACCAACAACTACAACAGCCAGACACCCATTCCGGCCACCATGGTGTTCGATGGCGTCACCTACGATAGCGTGGGCGTGCGCTTCAAGGGGCAGACGAGCTACAGCCAATTGCCGCCGGGCAGCCAGAAGAAGTCGTTCGACATCAAGATGGACCAGTGGGTCGATGGCCAGGATGTAAAGGGCTACGAATCGTTGAACCTGAACAACAGTTTCCAGGACAACAGCTTCATGCGCGAAGTGCTGTACGAACGGATGATCCGTCGGCACATCCCGTCGGCCAAGGCCAACTATGTGAAGCTCTACATCAACGGCGCCAACTGGGGCCTGTACCCCAACATCCAAGGACTGGACGGCACGTACATCAAGGAGTGGTACTTCAACAACGATGGCATCCGCTGGCGCGCCGACCGACCGCCCGGAAGCAGCGGCGGCGGGCCCGGCTGGGGCGATGGCACGGCCGCACTGAACTGGCACGGTACTGACACCGCCGATTACCAGGCATACTACACCCTCCAGAACAGCGAGATCGCCAACCCTTGGGACAAGTTGGTGCGCACCTGCGATGAACTCAACAACACCCCTCTGGCCAACCTCGAAGACTCGCTCAACAAGGTCTTCAATGTGGACCGCGCACTGTGGTTCCTGGCTTGTGAGATCGCTTTCGGCGACGACGACAGCTACATCTACAAAGGCAAGATGGACTACAGCCTCTACTGGGATGCCGTGGAAGGCCGCATGAACATGCAGGAGTACGACGGCAACAGCGTGCTGGAGAACATGTCGCTCACGTGGTCGGCGTTCCACAACCAGACCAACGCCAACTACCCGTTGATGAACCGCCTCTTCGCCGTGCCAGCCCTGCGCCAACGCTACCTGGCTCATCTACGCACCGTGATCGGCGACGGTTTGGACGCCGTGCAGGTGAACCAAATGGTGAACGACTACGAAGCAATGATCGATACCATCGTGATGAACGACCCGAAGAAGCTGATGACCTATGCACAGTGGACCAGTGGCGTCACTTCATTGTTGAACAGTATCACCACACGCCGGAACAGTTTGAACGCGAACACCGAAGTGGCGCAGATCGCGCCAACCATCGGCGTGGTGGACCACATTGCGGACGGCGTGCTGAACGGCTCGCCGCAAGCAGGCAGCGTCGTTGACGTGACCGCGCTGATCACAAGCACCAATGGCATCTTCGGCGCAACGCTCTACTGGAGCCCCGGCCTTACCGGCCTGTTCAGCAAGGTGCCCATGCTCGATGACGGTGCGCACAACGATGGAGCAGCCGGTGATGGTGTATTCGGCGCGCAGGTTCCCGGGAACAACGCGGGCACGTGGGTGCGCTACTACATTGAAGCTGCCGCCAACAACGCGGCGCGCAGCGTGAAGTACAGCCCGGTGGGTGCGGAGCACGACGTGTACGTATACCAAGTGCAGGTGGCTCCAGCACCGGCCAGCGGCATCGTGATCAATGAAGTGATGGCGAGCAACGCAACGACCGCCACGGACTTCCTTGGCGAGTATGACGATTGGATCGAACTGTACAACAACGACGTGAACGCTGTGGACCTGAGCGGCTGGTTCCTGAGCGACACGCCCTTCGACCTTACGAAATGGGAAGTGCCGACCGGCACTACGATCGGCGGCAATGACTACCTCATCATCTGGGCTGATGAAGACGGCGTTCAAGGGAACGCGCACGCCAACTTCAAGCTCAGCGCGAGCGGTGAAAGCGTGGTGCTGACCAACGCCGATACGTTGTTGGTGGACCAGACCGACTTCGGTGGGCAAACCACGGACATGGGCTGGGCCCGCGTGCCCAACGGGACCGGACCCTTCACCATCCAAGGCCCCACCTTCAACGCGAACAACAACACGGTGGGCATTGCTGGGCCGGAAGTCGTGAGCCTGTCCGTATACCCGAACCCGACGACCGACCTCGTGAACTTGGTGGTCCGCAGTGGTGCGAACGAAGTGCTGGAAGTACTGGACGCCGTGGGCCGCAGCGTGTGGCGCGGTCGGGTGAACGGCGGTGTACGGATCGCCACCGCGCAGTGGAGCAACGGCACCTACCACGTGTGCATCGGCGAGAGCCGCACCAAGCTGGTGGTGATGCACTGA
- a CDS encoding SulP family inorganic anion transporter, which yields MSRSARPTLANLPTGWWRFVPALDSLRKYTARALRGDLVAGLSVATMAVPQAMAYALAAGVPPEYGLYTAIVMTAVGAFFDSSRQLINGPTNVISIAVLSALAPIALIDDKIQAVILLALMIGCIQLCIALLRLGDLSRYISHSVIVGFTAGASLLLVMDQMKNLLGKSPVGVVHDHFLQRFWRTMTDGGPVDVPTLWVGLVSIGLVVLLRWAKKSIGWQLFPDLLFTVVIVSVGTLFLDVEGIAVVGDIPAKLPSFQVPGIDMVQVRELAPSALAIATLGLLEAIAMAKNIAAQKKQRLDENQQCLSEGLANIGGGFFQCIPGSGSLTRSAINVQAGAVTQWSGMISAAAVAVIVLLFAPYAQYIPKACLAGILIVTAVRMIDLKSVRYHMKASRFDAGIVVATAVAALAISVEFCVLIGVFMSFMLAVPRAGRMLLTEFTVRDRVIAERMPDEHRCPRLLMFGLEGEFFFGSLPKLEHHLATIEGRMFGRTRVLVIRMKRVRNPDAVCMHAFNEWVERMEGGGVHVIVCGVRDDLYNAMLRTGFNMQQSEVYREQKVKFTSTQMAVQRAYELLGEDLCETCPRRDAGQTELYFQV from the coding sequence ATGTCCAGAAGCGCCCGGCCAACGCTCGCCAACCTGCCCACGGGTTGGTGGCGGTTCGTTCCTGCGCTGGACAGCTTGCGGAAGTACACCGCCCGTGCCCTTCGCGGCGATCTGGTTGCCGGGTTGTCCGTGGCCACCATGGCCGTGCCGCAAGCCATGGCCTATGCGCTGGCCGCTGGTGTGCCGCCGGAGTATGGTCTCTACACGGCCATCGTGATGACAGCCGTGGGGGCCTTCTTCGACAGCAGCCGGCAGTTGATCAACGGGCCCACGAACGTGATCAGCATCGCCGTGCTTTCAGCATTGGCGCCCATTGCGCTGATCGACGACAAGATCCAAGCGGTGATCCTGTTGGCGCTCATGATCGGATGCATCCAACTGTGCATTGCCTTGCTCCGCTTGGGCGACCTGTCGCGCTACATCTCGCATTCGGTGATCGTCGGATTCACCGCGGGTGCATCACTCTTGCTGGTCATGGACCAGATGAAGAACCTGCTGGGCAAAAGCCCCGTGGGCGTTGTGCACGACCATTTCCTGCAACGGTTCTGGCGAACAATGACCGATGGGGGCCCGGTGGACGTGCCTACGCTGTGGGTAGGACTGGTCTCCATAGGCCTCGTGGTCCTGCTGCGTTGGGCCAAAAAGAGCATCGGCTGGCAGCTCTTCCCCGACCTGCTGTTCACCGTGGTGATCGTTTCGGTCGGCACGCTCTTCCTGGACGTTGAAGGCATTGCCGTCGTGGGCGACATCCCGGCCAAGCTACCGTCATTCCAAGTGCCGGGCATCGACATGGTGCAGGTGCGCGAGCTCGCCCCGTCTGCATTGGCCATCGCCACACTGGGCCTGTTGGAAGCGATCGCAATGGCGAAGAACATCGCCGCGCAGAAGAAACAACGCCTCGATGAGAACCAACAATGCCTGAGCGAGGGACTGGCCAACATCGGCGGCGGTTTTTTCCAGTGCATTCCAGGCTCAGGCTCGCTCACGCGCAGTGCCATCAATGTTCAAGCAGGTGCTGTCACGCAATGGAGCGGCATGATCAGCGCTGCGGCGGTGGCGGTCATCGTGCTGCTCTTCGCCCCCTACGCACAGTACATCCCGAAAGCGTGCCTGGCCGGCATCCTCATCGTCACGGCAGTGCGCATGATCGACCTCAAGTCAGTGCGCTACCACATGAAGGCGAGCCGCTTTGATGCGGGCATCGTGGTGGCCACTGCGGTGGCGGCGCTGGCGATCAGCGTGGAGTTCTGCGTGCTCATCGGCGTGTTCATGTCGTTCATGTTGGCAGTGCCGCGCGCGGGGCGCATGCTGCTCACGGAGTTCACTGTGCGCGACCGCGTCATCGCCGAGCGCATGCCCGACGAGCACCGCTGCCCGCGCCTGCTGATGTTCGGGCTCGAAGGGGAGTTCTTCTTCGGAAGCCTGCCAAAACTGGAGCACCACCTGGCCACCATCGAGGGCCGCATGTTCGGTCGCACGCGCGTGCTGGTGATCCGCATGAAGCGCGTGCGCAACCCCGATGCGGTGTGCATGCACGCCTTCAACGAATGGGTGGAGCGCATGGAGGGCGGCGGCGTCCACGTCATAGTGTGCGGCGTGCGCGACGACCTTTACAACGCCATGCTACGCACAGGCTTCAACATGCAGCAGAGCGAAGTTTACCGGGAGCAGAAGGTGAAGTTCACCAGCACGCAGATGGCCGTGCAACGTGCCTACGAACTCCTCGGCGAGGACCTCTGCGAGACCTGTCCACGCCGTGATGCTGGACAGACCGAGCTGTATTTCCAGGTGTGA
- a CDS encoding HD domain-containing protein: protein MRRKILNDPIYGFIAVPDATVLRLIDHPWFQRLRYIKQLGLSHLVYPGALHTRFHHALGAMHLMGQAIETLRSKGHAISDDEAQGAAIAILLHDVGHGPFSHALESSLVDGIGHEEVSAVVMDALDQELDGALDTGLAIFRDKHPKRFLHQLVSSQLDVDRMDYLNRDSFYTGVSEGVIGGDRIIKMLEVVDDKLVVEEKAIYSIEKFIVARRLMYWQVYLHKTVVSAEVMLVEALKRAKTLVAGGEALFGSPALQRFLLKAHTGADFRDMAVLRDFLRLDDHDIMGAVKVWAGHPDKALGRLCSDIVERRTFKIVLQAAPADPQVVAEKRSAVARTLGIPEEQAAHFVLTGRVVNNAYDTTTDRIELVYKDGRVRDIAEASDNLGIAALSKPVEKWYMAWPRWATAS from the coding sequence ATGCGCCGTAAGATCCTCAACGACCCCATTTACGGCTTCATCGCCGTGCCCGATGCCACGGTGCTGCGGTTGATCGATCATCCATGGTTCCAGCGGCTGCGGTACATCAAGCAGTTGGGTTTGTCGCATCTGGTGTACCCCGGGGCGTTGCACACGCGCTTCCACCATGCCCTTGGCGCCATGCACCTCATGGGCCAGGCCATCGAAACGCTGCGGAGCAAGGGCCATGCGATCAGTGATGATGAAGCACAAGGAGCGGCCATCGCGATCCTGCTGCACGATGTCGGACACGGCCCGTTCAGCCACGCCTTGGAGAGCAGCTTGGTGGATGGCATAGGGCACGAGGAAGTGAGCGCCGTGGTGATGGACGCTCTGGACCAAGAACTTGACGGGGCGCTGGATACCGGTCTGGCCATTTTCCGCGACAAGCACCCGAAGCGTTTCCTGCACCAGTTGGTCAGCAGCCAGCTGGACGTGGATCGGATGGACTACCTGAACCGCGACAGCTTCTACACCGGGGTAAGCGAGGGCGTCATCGGCGGCGACCGCATCATCAAGATGCTGGAGGTAGTGGATGACAAATTGGTGGTGGAGGAGAAGGCCATCTACAGCATCGAGAAGTTCATCGTCGCGCGGCGGCTCATGTACTGGCAGGTGTACCTGCACAAGACCGTGGTGAGCGCGGAAGTGATGCTGGTGGAAGCACTGAAGCGTGCCAAGACCCTTGTCGCCGGTGGTGAGGCGCTGTTCGGTTCACCGGCTTTGCAGCGCTTCCTGCTAAAAGCCCACACCGGGGCCGATTTCCGCGACATGGCTGTTCTCCGTGACTTCCTGCGGTTGGACGATCACGACATCATGGGTGCGGTGAAAGTCTGGGCGGGCCATCCGGACAAAGCGCTCGGCAGGTTGTGCAGCGACATCGTTGAGCGCCGTACCTTCAAGATCGTGCTGCAAGCCGCCCCCGCCGACCCGCAAGTGGTGGCGGAGAAACGTTCGGCAGTAGCCCGAACGCTCGGCATACCAGAGGAACAAGCTGCGCATTTCGTCCTGACCGGTCGTGTCGTGAACAATGCTTACGACACCACGACAGACCGCATTGAACTCGTGTACAAAGACGGCCGGGTGCGTGATATCGCCGAGGCGAGCGACAACCTGGGCATCGCCGCGCTCAGCAAGCCGGTGGAAAAGTGGTACATGGCCTGGCCGCGATGGGCTACAGCGTCCTGA
- a CDS encoding TonB-dependent receptor, with protein MLRAFLRALPVFLVLLSTAVPAQYATVRGFVYDKSNGEPLLFTNVLLKGEKHFASTDENGYFSMNKVEPGSYTISVRVVGYDSLEKSITVKAGQILTEKLYLSKVAKELKGATVKGRKTEVQNNVRMGLTQLTPKQIERLPAIGGEADLAQYIQVVPGVIFTGDQGGQLYVRGGSPIQNKVLMDGMVLYNPFHSIGLFSVFDNDIIRNADIMTAGFGAEHGGRVSSVMDITTRDGNKTRFGGRVSAGTFAAKAMVEGPMKRQTDGKGGSSSYLLNFRHSYLDQTSKSLYSYVDTAGLPFKFTDIYGKLSFNGGNGSKFNLFGFNFSDGVEYRQVSDLKWNNYGAGFNFVLVPSGSAVLIDGVFAYSNYKIQLDEADLDPRSSSISNFNGGLTFKYFSGENEIKYGIEVLGFRTDYSFFNSVGNEFQQQESTSELAAFVNYKIKKGALVIDPGVHLHYYASLSVFSPEPRLAAKWNVTDDFRLKGAAGMYSQNLVAANSDRDVVNLFYGFLSSPDNLPETVTLEDGTVRDVKDPLQRANHYVAGFEVDLTPELELNIEGYLKDFKQVTNINRNKLYNDNDQFADKPDELKKDFIVETGKAYGGDMLLKYEKKNTFVWAVYSLTFVDRFDGMRAYNPIWDRRHNVNLVLSQAFGKFDAWKINIRWNYGSGFPFTPTQGYGEELTFNGGIGTDITTANGDLHTFLGDLNSRRLPDYHRLDIGLTKTWRIDEHQKVELDISVTNAYDRQNIFYYDRTRNERKDQLPLLPSAGISYTF; from the coding sequence ATGTTGAGAGCCTTCCTCCGAGCCCTGCCCGTGTTCCTCGTGTTGCTCAGCACGGCCGTTCCAGCCCAGTACGCCACGGTGCGCGGCTTCGTGTACGACAAGTCCAATGGCGAACCGCTCCTGTTCACCAATGTGCTCCTGAAGGGTGAAAAGCACTTCGCCAGCACCGACGAGAACGGCTACTTCTCCATGAACAAGGTGGAGCCGGGCAGCTACACCATCAGTGTGCGTGTGGTGGGGTACGACAGCTTGGAGAAGAGCATCACCGTGAAGGCGGGACAGATCCTCACCGAGAAGCTCTACCTGAGCAAGGTGGCCAAGGAGTTGAAGGGAGCCACGGTGAAGGGGCGCAAGACCGAGGTGCAGAACAACGTGCGCATGGGCCTCACGCAGCTTACCCCCAAGCAGATCGAACGGCTGCCTGCCATCGGTGGCGAGGCGGACCTGGCCCAGTACATCCAAGTGGTACCCGGTGTCATTTTCACGGGTGACCAAGGCGGCCAGCTCTACGTGCGCGGTGGAAGTCCCATCCAGAACAAGGTGCTCATGGACGGCATGGTGCTGTACAACCCGTTCCACAGCATCGGCCTCTTCAGCGTGTTCGACAACGACATCATCCGCAATGCCGATATCATGACGGCCGGTTTCGGTGCCGAGCACGGTGGCCGCGTCAGCAGCGTTATGGACATCACCACCCGCGACGGCAACAAGACCCGCTTCGGCGGCCGCGTGAGCGCGGGAACCTTCGCCGCCAAAGCCATGGTGGAAGGTCCAATGAAGCGGCAGACCGATGGCAAGGGCGGCAGCAGCAGTTACCTGCTCAACTTCCGCCACAGCTACCTGGACCAGACGAGCAAGAGCCTTTACAGCTATGTTGACACGGCGGGCCTGCCCTTCAAGTTCACCGACATCTACGGGAAGCTCAGCTTCAATGGGGGCAACGGCAGCAAGTTCAACCTCTTCGGCTTCAACTTCAGCGATGGTGTAGAGTACCGCCAGGTGAGCGACCTGAAGTGGAACAACTACGGTGCGGGCTTCAACTTCGTGCTGGTGCCCAGTGGCAGCGCGGTGCTCATAGATGGTGTGTTCGCCTATAGCAACTACAAGATCCAGCTCGATGAAGCCGACCTGGACCCGCGCTCAAGTTCCATCAGCAACTTCAACGGCGGTCTCACCTTCAAGTACTTCAGCGGCGAGAACGAGATCAAATACGGGATCGAGGTGCTCGGCTTCAGGACGGACTACAGCTTCTTCAACAGCGTTGGCAACGAGTTCCAGCAGCAGGAAAGCACGAGTGAGCTGGCCGCCTTCGTCAACTACAAGATCAAGAAGGGCGCGCTCGTCATCGACCCCGGTGTGCACCTGCACTACTACGCCAGCCTCAGCGTGTTCAGCCCCGAGCCGCGCTTGGCTGCCAAGTGGAACGTCACCGACGATTTCCGTTTGAAAGGCGCCGCCGGCATGTACAGCCAGAACTTGGTGGCCGCCAACAGCGACCGTGACGTGGTGAACCTCTTCTACGGCTTCCTCAGCAGCCCCGACAACCTGCCTGAGACCGTGACCCTCGAAGACGGCACCGTACGCGACGTGAAGGACCCGCTGCAGCGCGCCAACCACTACGTCGCCGGGTTCGAGGTGGACCTCACGCCGGAGCTCGAGCTGAACATCGAGGGCTACCTGAAGGACTTCAAGCAGGTGACCAACATCAACCGCAACAAGCTATACAACGACAACGATCAGTTCGCCGACAAGCCCGATGAGCTGAAGAAGGACTTCATCGTGGAGACCGGAAAGGCGTACGGTGGTGACATGCTCCTGAAGTATGAGAAGAAGAACACCTTCGTGTGGGCCGTGTACTCGCTCACGTTCGTGGATCGTTTCGATGGTATGCGTGCCTACAACCCCATCTGGGACCGCCGCCACAACGTGAACCTGGTGCTCAGCCAGGCCTTCGGCAAGTTCGATGCGTGGAAGATCAACATCCGCTGGAACTACGGCAGTGGCTTCCCCTTCACGCCCACGCAGGGCTATGGCGAAGAGCTCACCTTCAACGGTGGCATCGGCACGGACATCACCACGGCCAACGGCGACCTGCACACGTTCCTGGGCGACCTGAACAGCCGTCGCCTGCCCGACTACCACCGCTTGGACATCGGCCTCACCAAGACGTGGCGCATCGACGAGCACCAGAAAGTTGAGCTGGACATCAGCGTCACCAACGCTTACGACCGGCAGAACATCTTTTACTACGATCGCACGCGCAACGAACGCAAAGACCAGTTGCCGCTGCTGCCCAGCGCGGGGATCAGCTACACGTTCTGA